The following coding sequences lie in one Chloroflexi bacterium ADurb.Bin180 genomic window:
- the sipP gene encoding Signal peptidase I P: MLSLAGAALRELILTLLPALVLVLFINVYVAEAALVEEGPSMQPNLYRGDRVMTEKVSYRLHEPQRGDVVVVSRPAGEKSLIKRVIGLPGEVIEVRDGHAFIDGLPLEEPYVTYFGGPSYPPTRIPEDCVFVMGDNRPNSRDSRHIGPVPIDTIRGHALFIYWPLQRVQEVP; the protein is encoded by the coding sequence ATGCTCTCCCTGGCCGGCGCGGCCCTGCGCGAGCTGATCCTGACCCTGCTGCCCGCCCTGGTGCTGGTGCTGTTCATCAACGTCTATGTGGCCGAGGCGGCCCTGGTCGAGGAAGGCCCCAGCATGCAGCCCAACCTCTACCGCGGCGATCGGGTGATGACAGAAAAAGTCTCCTACCGGCTGCACGAGCCGCAGCGCGGCGACGTGGTGGTGGTCAGCCGGCCGGCGGGGGAAAAATCGCTCATCAAGCGCGTGATCGGCCTGCCAGGGGAAGTGATCGAGGTGCGCGACGGCCACGCTTTCATCGATGGCCTGCCGCTGGAAGAACCCTACGTGACCTACTTTGGCGGCCCGAGTTACCCGCCCACGCGTATCCCGGAAGACTGTGTCTTTGTGATGGGCGACAACCGCCCCAACTCGCGCGACTCGCGCCACATCGGCCCCGTACCCATCGACACCATTCGCGGCCACGCGCTGTTCATCTACTGGCCGCTGCAGCGCGTTCAGGAAGTGCCCTGA